Proteins from a single region of Rana temporaria chromosome 5, aRanTem1.1, whole genome shotgun sequence:
- the RBM48 gene encoding RNA-binding protein 48 isoform X1 has translation MACEDSRLHLEVRPHHEQRRICASRAKYREGRRLRAVRVFTINLESRYLLVQGVPAIGVMQELVAQFALFGAIEEYNVLDEYPAEEFTEVYLLKFQRLQSARVAKRKLDERSFFGGILHICYAPEFEGVQETREKLQDRRRYVARATSDKDDQFSNKRQKAPESSTLIPVHSAVNCAHTSSYQTPGQSDDCPAPFYAPPPSVTQDYRHEFYPPPSINQDYRHAYNPPPSVSQDYRPEYNPPPSMSQDYRHEYYPPPSATQDNRHAYNPPPSVTPDYRHEYYPPPSINQDYRHAYNRPPSVSQDYRPEYNPPPSATQDYRHAYNPPPSMSQDYRHENNPPPSVSQDYKQEYNPPSHSLSWDSRNKPNESAPHTERPIGLAQGQPNIVSSTRFMPRTTQLQERQRRREESTRLAVLPPESQEIVVGPKLPEIPKLDMTDNSLNISAGLIRSKLQEVSASCTLTRTDPPAAPPIKQRRRI, from the exons ATGGCGTGTGAGGACTCTCGTTTACATCTGGAGGTGCGACCACACCATGAGCAGCGGAGAATCTGCGCCTCGAGGGCCAAGTACCGGGAAGGACGGAGACTGAGAGCAGTCCGG GTCTTCACAATCAACCTCGAGTCTCGGTATCTGCTGGTGCAGGGCGTTCCTGCCATTGGGGTCATGCAGGAGCTGGTGGCACAGTTTGCCCTGTTTGGTGCCATAGAAGAATATAACGTTCTGGATGAATACCCTGCAGAGGAGTTCACTGAGGTGTATCTTCTTAAATTCCAGAGGTTACAGAGTGCAAG AGTTGCCAAGCGGAAACTAGATGAACGCAGTTTTTTTGGTGGGATCCTCCATATTTGCTATGCGCCCGAGTTTGAGGGCGTTCAGGAGACCCGAGAAAAGCTGCAGGACAGGAGGCGGTATGTGGCGCGGGCCACGTCTGACAAAG atGATCAATTTTCCAACAAGAGACAGAAAGCGCctgaaagttccactttaattcctGTACACTCTGCTGTAAACTGTGCTCATACCTCCTCCTATCAAACACCTGGACAGTCCGATGACTGCCCTGCTCCCTTCTATGCTCCTCCACCCTCAGTGACCCAGGACTACAGGCATGAGTTTTACCCTCCACCCTCAATAAACCAGGACTATAGACATGCATACAATCCTCCACCCTCGGTGTCCCAGGATTACAGGCCCGAGTACAATCCTCCACCCTCAATGAGCCAGGACTACAGGCATGAGTATTACCCTCCACCCTCAGCGACCCAGGACAATAGACATGCGTACAATCCTCCACCCTCAGTGACCCCGGACTACAGGCATGAGTATTACCCTCCACCCTCAATAAACCAGGACTATAGACATGCATACAATCGTCCACCCTCGGTGTCCCAGGACTACAGGCCAGAGTACAATCCTCCACCATCAGCGACCCAGGACTATAGACATGCGTACAATCCTCCACCCTCAATGAGCCAGGACTACAGGCATGAGAACAATCCTCCACCCTCAGTGAGCCAGGACTACAAACAGGAGTACAATCCTCCGTCACATTCCTTATCCTGGGATTCCAGAAATAAACCCAATGAAAGTGCTCCTCATACAGAAAGGCCGATTGGTCTGGCACAAGGACAACCCAACATTGTAAGTTCTACCAGGTTCATGCCAAGGACGACCCAGCTtcaggagagacagaggagaagggaggagagtaCCAGGCTGGCTGTATTGCCTCCAGAATCTCAGGAGATTGTCGTTGGACCAAAACTGCCAGAAATTCCAAAATTGGACATGACTGATAACTCCCTCAACATCTCTGCCGGCCTAATTAGATCAAAGCTGCAAGAG
- the RBM48 gene encoding RNA-binding protein 48 isoform X2, giving the protein MACEDSRLHLEVRPHHEQRRICASRAKYREGRRLRAVRVFTINLESRYLLVQGVPAIGVMQELVAQFALFGAIEEYNVLDEYPAEEFTEVYLLKFQRLQSARVAKRKLDERSFFGGILHICYAPEFEGVQETREKLQDRRRYVARATSDKDDQFSNKRQKAPESSTLIPVHSAVNCAHTSSYQTPGQSDDCPAPFYAPPPSVTQDYRHEFYPPPSINQDYRHAYNPPPSVSQDYRPEYNPPPSMSQDYRHEYYPPPSATQDYRHAYNPPPSMSQDYRHENNPPPSVSQDYKQEYNPPSHSLSWDSRNKPNESAPHTERPIGLAQGQPNIVSSTRFMPRTTQLQERQRRREESTRLAVLPPESQEIVVGPKLPEIPKLDMTDNSLNISAGLIRSKLQEVSASCTLTRTDPPAAPPIKQRRRI; this is encoded by the exons ATGGCGTGTGAGGACTCTCGTTTACATCTGGAGGTGCGACCACACCATGAGCAGCGGAGAATCTGCGCCTCGAGGGCCAAGTACCGGGAAGGACGGAGACTGAGAGCAGTCCGG GTCTTCACAATCAACCTCGAGTCTCGGTATCTGCTGGTGCAGGGCGTTCCTGCCATTGGGGTCATGCAGGAGCTGGTGGCACAGTTTGCCCTGTTTGGTGCCATAGAAGAATATAACGTTCTGGATGAATACCCTGCAGAGGAGTTCACTGAGGTGTATCTTCTTAAATTCCAGAGGTTACAGAGTGCAAG AGTTGCCAAGCGGAAACTAGATGAACGCAGTTTTTTTGGTGGGATCCTCCATATTTGCTATGCGCCCGAGTTTGAGGGCGTTCAGGAGACCCGAGAAAAGCTGCAGGACAGGAGGCGGTATGTGGCGCGGGCCACGTCTGACAAAG atGATCAATTTTCCAACAAGAGACAGAAAGCGCctgaaagttccactttaattcctGTACACTCTGCTGTAAACTGTGCTCATACCTCCTCCTATCAAACACCTGGACAGTCCGATGACTGCCCTGCTCCCTTCTATGCTCCTCCACCCTCAGTGACCCAGGACTACAGGCATGAGTTTTACCCTCCACCCTCAATAAACCAGGACTATAGACATGCATACAATCCTCCACCCTCGGTGTCCCAGGATTACAGGCCCGAGTACAATCCTCCACCCTCAATGAGCCAGGACTACAGGCATGAGTATTACCCTCCACCCTCAGCGACCCAG GACTATAGACATGCGTACAATCCTCCACCCTCAATGAGCCAGGACTACAGGCATGAGAACAATCCTCCACCCTCAGTGAGCCAGGACTACAAACAGGAGTACAATCCTCCGTCACATTCCTTATCCTGGGATTCCAGAAATAAACCCAATGAAAGTGCTCCTCATACAGAAAGGCCGATTGGTCTGGCACAAGGACAACCCAACATTGTAAGTTCTACCAGGTTCATGCCAAGGACGACCCAGCTtcaggagagacagaggagaagggaggagagtaCCAGGCTGGCTGTATTGCCTCCAGAATCTCAGGAGATTGTCGTTGGACCAAAACTGCCAGAAATTCCAAAATTGGACATGACTGATAACTCCCTCAACATCTCTGCCGGCCTAATTAGATCAAAGCTGCAAGAG